In the Flavobacterium pallidum genome, one interval contains:
- a CDS encoding single-stranded DNA-binding protein translates to MNSTLNKVMLIGHLGDEVKMHYFKADSCIGRFPLATNETYINKETGEKVTSTEWHNIVVRNKAAELCEKYLSKGDKIYIEGRIKSRQWQAEDGSTKYTTEIQAVDFTFLSTKKESEVNRNHPGESRSSGYEQQAAPENDLPF, encoded by the coding sequence ATGAACTCGACCTTAAATAAAGTAATGCTGATCGGCCATCTTGGTGACGAAGTGAAAATGCATTACTTCAAGGCAGATTCCTGCATCGGCAGGTTTCCGCTTGCGACCAACGAAACCTATATCAATAAGGAGACCGGCGAGAAAGTAACCTCGACCGAGTGGCACAATATCGTGGTGCGCAACAAGGCCGCCGAATTATGCGAAAAATACCTTTCAAAAGGCGATAAGATATATATTGAAGGCAGGATCAAATCACGCCAGTGGCAGGCCGAAGACGGTTCGACAAAATACACCACCGAAATCCAGGCCGTCGATTTTACGTTCCTGAGCACCAAAAAAGAATCTGAAGTAAACCGCAACCATCCGGGAGAATCCCGCAGTTCAGGTTATGAGCAGCAGGCGGCACCCGAGAATGATCTGCCGTTTT
- the mutY gene encoding A/G-specific adenine glycosylase, producing the protein MVFSKLLIQWYLQHKRDLPWRNTQNPYHIWLSEIMLQQTRVAQGMPYFYAFTEAFPTVFDLANASEEQVLKLWQGLGYYSRARNLHKTAQIVAFEMNGRFPENYIDLLQLKGVGEYTAAAIASFSYNEAVPVVDGNVFRVLARYFDIDTDIASADAKKSFQKLASELMPKESPAMFNQAIMEFGALQCVPKNPDCSVCVMNQSCAALQKGKVNLLPVKSKKAKAKNRFFHYLVAEDDLRNTVVIRRSGKGIWHGLYEFPVIETETEENMEFIAAKVLSENPFGNNVVSISEMNSKTIIHKLTHQHLHIKFWKVKVNDLLQNGIDYDTLKTFPFPIVIYNFIDNDFSE; encoded by the coding sequence ATGGTTTTTTCTAAGTTATTAATCCAATGGTATTTACAGCATAAACGTGATTTGCCGTGGAGAAATACGCAAAATCCCTACCACATCTGGCTGTCTGAAATCATGCTGCAGCAAACGCGCGTCGCACAGGGAATGCCGTATTTTTATGCATTTACCGAAGCTTTTCCGACGGTTTTTGACCTTGCTAACGCCTCCGAGGAACAGGTTTTGAAGCTCTGGCAAGGCCTCGGATATTATTCCCGCGCCCGAAACCTGCACAAAACGGCACAAATTGTCGCTTTTGAAATGAACGGCAGGTTTCCGGAAAATTACATCGATTTGCTCCAACTCAAAGGGGTCGGGGAGTACACCGCCGCCGCCATCGCCTCGTTTTCCTATAATGAGGCGGTTCCGGTTGTCGACGGGAATGTGTTCCGGGTTTTGGCGCGTTATTTCGATATTGATACCGATATCGCTTCCGCAGATGCTAAAAAGTCGTTCCAAAAACTGGCATCGGAACTCATGCCGAAAGAAAGCCCGGCGATGTTCAACCAGGCCATCATGGAATTCGGTGCCCTGCAATGTGTCCCGAAAAATCCGGATTGCTCCGTTTGTGTGATGAACCAAAGCTGCGCCGCTTTGCAAAAAGGGAAAGTGAACCTGCTTCCGGTAAAATCTAAAAAAGCAAAAGCCAAAAACCGCTTCTTCCATTATCTTGTAGCAGAAGATGATCTCAGGAATACCGTCGTTATAAGAAGGTCCGGAAAAGGAATCTGGCACGGCTTGTATGAATTTCCGGTCATTGAAACGGAAACGGAAGAAAATATGGAATTCATTGCTGCGAAAGTACTTTCTGAAAATCCATTCGGGAATAATGTTGTTTCTATTTCCGAAATGAATTCGAAAACCATCATCCATAAACTCACGCACCAGCACCTTCACATTAAATTCTGGAAAGTTAAAGTAAACGACTTACTGCAAAACGGCATCGATTATGACACTTTGAAAACCTTCCCGTTTCCAATCGTCATTTACAACTTTATAGATAATGATTTTTCGGAGTAA
- a CDS encoding HU family DNA-binding protein, whose product MTKADIVAKISEKLGLEKGDVQATVETFMEEVKNSLETGDNVYLRGFGSFIIKTRAEKTGRNISKNTTIKIPAHNIPAFKPAKVFVEGVKTNNEAK is encoded by the coding sequence ATGACGAAAGCAGATATCGTAGCGAAGATTTCAGAAAAATTGGGCCTTGAAAAAGGAGACGTTCAGGCCACTGTTGAAACATTCATGGAAGAGGTAAAGAATTCACTTGAAACTGGAGACAACGTTTACCTTAGAGGTTTCGGAAGTTTTATCATCAAGACAAGAGCTGAGAAAACAGGAAGAAACATTTCCAAAAACACTACAATTAAAATCCCTGCACACAATATTCCTGCTTTCAAACCTGCAAAAGTGTTTGTAGAAGGAGTAAAAACCAACAACGAAGCAAAATAA
- a CDS encoding Rne/Rng family ribonuclease, which yields MNKELIIRSSSDAVDFALLKDGKLIELHKEEEKSDFQVGDIFLAKIRKPVAGLNAAFVNVGFEKDAFLHYHDLGPNLTSQLKFIKLITTGKLKDFTLKGFQFEKEINKDGVITEVLTANQSILVQVVKEPISTKGPRISSELSLAGRFIVLVPFSDRVSISQKIESKEEKDRLKRLVQSIRPKGFGIIVRTVAEGQKVAELEKDLETLLGRWSGMCKKLPTAHHPSKVLGELNRASSILRDVFNDSFSGIHIDDEELFYQTKDYVQEIAPSKQAIVKHYQSRDTPIFEKYNIERQIKTSFGKTVSMAKGAYLIIEHTEALHVIDVNSGNRSNKASNQEDTAMEVNMIAAAEIARQLRLRDMGGIIVIDFIDMSNPENRKILFDTLRDEMSDDKAKHKILPPSKFGLVQITRQRVRPEVNIKTREEDPNNESGEIEAPILIIDKIASDLDRILKSHKKVVLNTHPFVAAYLSKGFPSMRSRWFFEHKKWVKIIPRDAYTYLEYHFFDHSGKEIRE from the coding sequence GTGAATAAAGAACTCATCATAAGATCCAGTTCTGACGCCGTGGATTTTGCCTTATTGAAAGATGGAAAACTGATTGAATTGCATAAAGAGGAAGAGAAGAGCGACTTCCAGGTGGGCGATATTTTCTTAGCGAAGATACGCAAGCCTGTCGCGGGACTGAATGCTGCTTTTGTAAACGTAGGCTTTGAAAAAGACGCGTTTTTACATTATCACGATTTAGGCCCCAATTTAACTTCCCAATTGAAATTCATCAAATTAATCACAACAGGTAAACTGAAGGATTTCACATTAAAGGGCTTCCAGTTCGAAAAAGAAATCAACAAGGATGGTGTCATCACGGAAGTGCTCACCGCCAATCAGTCCATCCTGGTACAGGTCGTCAAAGAACCTATATCTACCAAAGGGCCAAGGATCAGCTCAGAGCTGTCCCTTGCAGGCAGGTTTATTGTTCTCGTTCCTTTTTCTGACAGAGTTTCGATATCACAGAAGATCGAATCCAAAGAAGAGAAAGATCGTCTTAAACGACTCGTACAATCCATCAGACCAAAAGGTTTCGGTATCATTGTGAGAACCGTAGCCGAAGGCCAGAAAGTCGCGGAGCTGGAAAAAGACTTAGAAACATTGCTCGGCAGATGGTCGGGAATGTGTAAAAAATTACCAACTGCTCATCATCCGTCGAAAGTCTTGGGAGAACTCAACAGGGCTTCCTCAATACTCAGGGACGTTTTCAATGATTCCTTCAGCGGAATCCATATCGATGACGAAGAGTTGTTTTATCAAACGAAGGATTATGTGCAGGAAATTGCCCCTTCAAAACAAGCAATTGTAAAGCATTATCAGTCTCGTGACACGCCTATTTTTGAAAAATACAATATAGAGCGGCAGATCAAGACCTCATTCGGCAAGACGGTATCGATGGCCAAAGGGGCTTACCTCATCATCGAGCATACGGAAGCGCTGCACGTGATCGACGTCAACAGCGGAAACCGTTCGAACAAAGCCTCCAATCAGGAAGACACAGCCATGGAGGTGAACATGATCGCTGCCGCAGAAATCGCAAGGCAATTGCGCCTGCGCGATATGGGCGGCATTATCGTCATCGATTTTATCGACATGTCGAATCCCGAAAACCGCAAAATCCTTTTCGATACGCTTCGGGATGAGATGAGCGATGATAAAGCCAAACACAAAATTTTACCGCCAAGCAAATTTGGCCTGGTACAGATTACAAGACAACGGGTAAGGCCGGAAGTCAATATCAAGACAAGGGAAGAAGACCCGAATAACGAATCCGGTGAAATCGAAGCCCCAATCCTGATTATCGACAAGATAGCCTCAGATCTCGACAGAATATTAAAAAGCCATAAGAAAGTGGTATTGAATACTCATCCGTTTGTGGCTGCGTATTTGTCTAAAGGATTCCCATCAATGCGTTCAAGATGGTTTTTTGAGCACAAGAAATGGGTGAAAATTATCCCGCGCGACGCTTATACGTATTTGGAATACCATTTCTTTGACCATTCCGGAAAAGAAATACGCGAATAA
- a CDS encoding DUF7619 domain-containing protein, which produces MKKTVLFIVCLAFAFSAKAQIYNVVGPQSTTICANDELTLSVSADGTDLMYAWFHNFVEIPNANAPVFSVSGASSTDNGFYYCKISSGSDNVFTTSAQVTVNSVPVITTQPVQAAQACEGSFFQPFIYAEGNNLTYQWFHDNVAISGATTNGLNVFPVTLNDAGEYHCEVSSGNCFSVISGSTMMAVTPSLGEFSDITQCGSYTLPALMTPGAQYWTGPQGSGTILPAGTAITSTQQVYVYLPNAGSCDNEENFVIYITDAFTTQMYPEETTIVTCPSNPIELFMETTSSGTLTFEWSKDGVAIEGANQNTFTATMPGVYTCKVSNGCGIFIEHVREIIDAESLINPVPQMTVCVNPTGTTVIDLTGLATQIAGQTQSIVKFYATEDDAIADTNDFMSQNGNLLYTLTQQVTVYTRVNIPDFNNPQDCQVTFPVQLIPEECPVNNNSISGTIRIDADNNGCTADDEPAAGIAVQRTFGNTIYYTYTNAQGQYTFNNVEEGSGYVSLYGPSLPQSGYVTSPTQDNGGYIFNFEEDNNTLSADFCLAVPAPVTDAQIYFFAYNNAVPGFAANYGVNIYNPGTLPVSGEAVFTFDDTKLDFVAAFPAGASIAGNTIHYNVAGLQPLQAKQVYLYFTVKTPPTVNSGDLLHFTATITTVNTDVNPSDNSVALNQVVVNSFDPNDIAVQQGPEIVQDQVDDDLIYTIRCQNTGTGNAVNIRIATTLDEKLDWNTFRPITASDDFTTDRIGNEVVFRFKGINLPPSSVNEPESNGFIMYRVKPKATLQVGDVIAATADIFFDFNAPITTNTAMTELVEPLGVTSFETGFTVHPNPASGAVKLYLENTQSGETVASLIDMQGKKIMESGFSGNEGRLDISKVQPGVYIVKVVSGDKTAVRKLIVK; this is translated from the coding sequence ATGAAAAAAACAGTACTCTTCATCGTGTGCCTGGCATTTGCATTTTCAGCAAAGGCACAAATTTACAACGTGGTTGGGCCACAAAGCACGACTATTTGCGCCAATGACGAACTCACCCTCTCCGTAAGTGCGGATGGCACTGACCTGATGTACGCCTGGTTCCACAATTTTGTCGAAATTCCGAATGCCAATGCACCAGTTTTTTCGGTTTCCGGTGCATCATCCACAGACAACGGTTTTTATTACTGCAAGATCAGCAGTGGTTCGGATAATGTGTTCACCACATCGGCACAGGTTACAGTGAATAGCGTTCCTGTAATTACGACACAACCCGTGCAGGCAGCGCAGGCCTGTGAAGGGTCTTTTTTCCAGCCATTCATCTATGCCGAAGGGAATAACCTGACCTATCAATGGTTTCATGATAATGTCGCGATTAGCGGTGCAACTACTAACGGATTGAATGTGTTCCCGGTCACGTTGAATGACGCAGGGGAATATCATTGCGAGGTCAGCAGCGGGAATTGTTTTTCAGTAATTTCGGGCAGCACGATGATGGCGGTAACGCCTTCGCTGGGTGAATTTTCGGACATTACACAGTGTGGTTCGTATACCTTGCCGGCTCTAATGACACCGGGCGCCCAATACTGGACCGGACCTCAGGGGAGCGGCACAATATTGCCTGCGGGAACCGCCATCACATCTACCCAGCAGGTATATGTTTACCTTCCCAATGCCGGAAGCTGTGACAACGAGGAGAATTTTGTAATTTATATCACTGATGCTTTCACGACCCAGATGTATCCGGAAGAAACTACGATTGTAACCTGCCCGTCTAATCCGATAGAATTGTTTATGGAAACTACTTCGTCGGGCACACTTACCTTCGAATGGAGTAAGGACGGTGTAGCTATTGAAGGAGCCAACCAAAATACATTTACTGCTACGATGCCTGGTGTTTACACCTGTAAGGTAAGCAATGGCTGCGGTATATTTATAGAACATGTACGGGAAATCATCGATGCTGAGTCGCTGATTAATCCTGTTCCGCAAATGACAGTTTGTGTCAATCCTACCGGCACTACCGTCATCGACCTGACAGGGCTTGCCACACAGATTGCAGGCCAAACCCAGTCCATCGTTAAGTTTTATGCTACAGAGGATGATGCCATCGCGGATACCAATGATTTTATGTCACAAAATGGAAACCTGCTCTACACGCTGACCCAACAGGTAACGGTTTACACAAGAGTCAATATTCCGGATTTTAATAATCCGCAAGACTGCCAGGTGACTTTTCCCGTACAGCTTATTCCGGAAGAATGCCCGGTAAACAATAACTCGATTTCGGGGACCATCCGGATCGATGCGGACAACAATGGCTGTACCGCTGACGATGAACCTGCAGCAGGAATAGCGGTGCAACGCACTTTTGGCAATACCATTTATTATACTTACACCAATGCGCAGGGGCAATATACGTTTAACAATGTAGAAGAAGGATCAGGTTATGTGTCACTTTATGGGCCTAGCCTCCCGCAATCAGGTTATGTGACATCGCCGACACAGGATAACGGCGGGTATATATTTAATTTTGAAGAAGACAACAACACGCTTTCAGCAGATTTTTGCCTTGCAGTACCTGCTCCGGTCACCGATGCGCAGATTTATTTCTTCGCATACAATAATGCCGTGCCCGGCTTTGCGGCAAACTATGGCGTGAATATTTACAATCCCGGGACGCTGCCGGTGAGTGGCGAAGCGGTGTTCACTTTTGATGATACCAAACTTGATTTCGTTGCGGCGTTTCCTGCCGGTGCGAGCATAGCGGGCAATACAATCCATTACAATGTCGCAGGTTTACAACCCCTGCAGGCAAAGCAGGTTTACCTGTATTTTACAGTAAAAACACCTCCTACTGTGAACTCAGGCGATTTATTGCATTTTACAGCGACCATAACCACCGTGAATACGGATGTAAACCCATCGGATAATTCAGTGGCATTGAATCAGGTTGTAGTAAATTCTTTCGATCCGAATGACATTGCCGTGCAGCAGGGCCCTGAAATTGTTCAGGACCAGGTTGATGATGATTTGATTTACACCATACGCTGCCAGAATACCGGTACCGGAAATGCCGTGAACATCAGGATTGCTACCACACTTGATGAGAAACTTGACTGGAATACTTTCCGCCCGATTACTGCGAGCGATGATTTTACAACAGATCGTATTGGCAATGAAGTGGTTTTCCGATTTAAAGGCATAAACCTGCCGCCAAGCTCGGTGAATGAACCGGAAAGCAACGGTTTCATCATGTACCGTGTGAAACCAAAAGCGACCCTGCAGGTGGGTGATGTGATTGCTGCAACTGCGGATATTTTCTTCGATTTTAATGCGCCGATTACGACGAATACCGCCATGACCGAATTGGTGGAGCCTTTGGGTGTGACCTCATTCGAAACCGGATTTACAGTACACCCGAATCCGGCATCAGGGGCAGTAAAACTGTATCTGGAAAATACTCAAAGCGGCGAAACTGTTGCCAGCCTTATTGATATGCAGGGCAAGAAAATCATGGAATCAGGATTTAGCGGAAATGAAGGCCGACTGGACATTTCCAAAGTACAGCCCGGGGTATATATCGTGAAAGTCGTTTCAGGTGATAAAACCGCCGTAAGGAAGCTGATCGTGAAATAA
- a CDS encoding DUF7619 domain-containing protein yields MKKKLLFSVFILLCCIRSLGQVEAHQPNDINQCNYEVFDLTVQTPVILGNLNPNEYQVSYFITGSDAENNVNPIANPWQFVPQGNTQMVFARVTNNALTSLYGITQFAVHWDMTPVLTPFPDVTACDVYTLPPLQVPGANYYWDASHTVPIVQANITQSTVVYIYVENGFCSSQESFNVNILSAPAVTPVNVTVCGEYILPPLQFGQYYTGPFGTGTTIPPGVAITSTTTLYVYAGNGNCTSDQGFTITVLQPPVIVNQPESNIIICPDSSLMLTADAEGANLIYQWYYNAQAIPGATTNSINIIEPGTYYFTVSNGMCLTDGNFINVSYETPQIDVNPSLGQICPGTPYVVSIGQTGLEESFVWYVDGVLVPSVTGPDFAAEGSNVPHTYECIVTGTSCGVPESATITVTPGTPAVFLEPMTSCFENGVATFDLTTVNLGENVPATFAFYTSEFDAMVQANPINTGTLSAYTVTQEYSYVWARVDNIQGICPVSISIIELIAQECTGNTISGVIRFDGDNNGCTDNDGPVSGIEVVNIHNNDISYAYTNANGEYTFTNVANGNNFVALSTIPLQYTAPVPTGSNYVMEGNTVVTKNFCLSAAQPVTDAVIYFYPMSNARPGFSVSYMMYVFNAGTLNLSGNASLTYDVSKLDFNAASPVQTSQISNTLNFYFNDLAPSQYQAYYISFTVKVPPIVNLGDIISFHANMDTVNTDAHPYDNTLELSQVAVNSYDPNEIVVQQGPQILETQVTEDLNYTIHFQNTGNADAINVRLEADLDDKLDWTTFRPVASTHNYTSERVGNHIVFKFDNINLPGSLVDEPGSNGYITYKVKPKATLALGDIIEADADIYFDFNLPIATNTVMTELVTILNTNHNDFSNLELYPNPARGKVNIRFNENVNDETTINVFDMQGKTVLSHSGKITGNEASLTVSKLQTGIYFVKIISGNKTAVRKLVVK; encoded by the coding sequence ATGAAAAAGAAATTACTTTTCTCAGTATTTATTTTGCTTTGCTGTATCCGGAGCCTCGGACAGGTTGAAGCGCATCAGCCCAATGATATCAACCAATGCAACTATGAAGTTTTTGACCTCACCGTACAAACCCCGGTAATCCTGGGCAACCTGAATCCCAATGAATATCAGGTCAGTTATTTTATAACCGGATCAGATGCCGAGAATAATGTCAATCCTATTGCCAATCCGTGGCAGTTTGTGCCGCAGGGCAATACCCAGATGGTTTTTGCAAGGGTCACTAATAATGCTTTAACCAGCTTGTACGGCATCACGCAGTTTGCTGTGCATTGGGACATGACACCGGTGTTAACTCCTTTTCCCGACGTTACCGCCTGTGATGTTTATACTTTACCTCCGTTACAGGTGCCGGGCGCTAATTATTATTGGGATGCAAGCCATACTGTTCCTATTGTGCAGGCAAACATTACACAAAGCACTGTTGTCTATATATATGTAGAAAATGGTTTCTGTTCGAGCCAGGAAAGTTTTAACGTGAATATACTTTCAGCGCCAGCAGTGACACCGGTGAACGTAACGGTTTGTGGGGAATATATCCTGCCACCGCTTCAATTCGGGCAATATTATACAGGTCCATTCGGAACAGGCACAACAATTCCGCCTGGCGTAGCCATTACAAGCACCACAACATTGTACGTGTATGCCGGAAACGGGAACTGCACATCAGACCAGGGTTTTACAATTACAGTCCTGCAGCCACCGGTAATTGTAAATCAGCCGGAATCAAATATCATCATTTGCCCTGACAGTTCACTGATGCTTACAGCAGATGCCGAAGGGGCGAACCTTATTTACCAGTGGTACTATAATGCCCAGGCAATACCAGGAGCTACGACAAATTCTATAAATATAATAGAGCCGGGCACTTACTACTTTACAGTAAGCAACGGCATGTGCCTTACTGATGGCAATTTCATCAATGTATCATATGAAACGCCACAGATAGATGTCAATCCCTCGTTAGGGCAGATTTGTCCAGGGACACCTTATGTAGTAAGCATTGGGCAAACTGGGCTTGAGGAGTCCTTCGTCTGGTATGTAGACGGTGTGCTGGTTCCAAGCGTTACCGGTCCCGATTTTGCTGCTGAAGGATCAAATGTTCCGCATACTTATGAGTGTATAGTGACTGGAACAAGTTGTGGTGTTCCGGAGTCAGCAACAATCACGGTAACCCCGGGAACTCCGGCGGTTTTTTTGGAGCCGATGACTTCCTGTTTTGAAAACGGCGTGGCGACGTTCGACCTTACTACGGTAAATTTAGGAGAAAATGTGCCAGCTACCTTCGCTTTTTACACGAGTGAATTCGACGCTATGGTTCAAGCCAATCCCATCAATACCGGCACCCTTAGTGCTTATACAGTAACGCAGGAATATAGTTATGTTTGGGCCAGGGTGGATAACATTCAGGGAATATGCCCGGTAAGTATTTCTATCATCGAGCTTATTGCGCAGGAATGTACCGGGAATACCATTTCAGGTGTCATCCGTTTTGATGGCGACAACAATGGTTGCACAGACAATGACGGTCCGGTTTCGGGCATTGAGGTTGTCAACATACATAACAATGATATTAGTTATGCTTATACCAATGCCAATGGAGAGTATACATTTACCAATGTTGCCAATGGTAATAATTTTGTTGCCCTGAGCACTATTCCGCTACAGTATACCGCTCCTGTACCTACAGGTAGCAACTATGTAATGGAAGGCAATACCGTGGTTACTAAAAACTTCTGCTTAAGCGCTGCGCAGCCTGTCACTGATGCGGTAATTTATTTCTACCCAATGAGTAATGCAAGGCCGGGCTTTTCCGTGTCCTATATGATGTATGTATTCAATGCGGGTACGCTAAACCTGAGTGGAAACGCTTCATTGACTTATGATGTTTCAAAACTTGATTTCAATGCTGCCAGCCCCGTACAGACAAGCCAAATCAGCAACACCCTGAATTTCTATTTTAATGATCTGGCACCTTCACAATACCAGGCCTATTATATTTCCTTTACCGTTAAGGTACCGCCAATCGTAAATTTGGGCGACATCATCTCTTTCCATGCCAATATGGATACTGTCAACACCGATGCGCACCCATATGATAACACGCTGGAATTGAGCCAGGTTGCGGTTAATTCTTATGATCCCAATGAAATTGTCGTACAGCAGGGACCTCAAATCCTGGAAACACAGGTAACAGAAGATCTTAACTATACCATCCATTTTCAAAATACAGGCAATGCTGATGCGATCAACGTAAGGCTGGAAGCCGACCTAGATGACAAACTGGACTGGACAACTTTCAGGCCTGTAGCATCAACTCACAATTATACTTCGGAGCGTGTCGGAAACCATATCGTCTTTAAATTCGATAATATAAACCTTCCTGGAAGCCTTGTTGATGAGCCTGGAAGCAACGGATATATCACGTACAAGGTAAAGCCAAAAGCAACTTTGGCACTTGGTGACATTATTGAAGCTGACGCGGATATTTATTTTGATTTCAACCTGCCAATCGCGACCAATACAGTAATGACTGAATTGGTGACCATATTAAATACAAATCACAATGATTTTTCGAACCTGGAACTGTATCCTAATCCGGCGCGCGGAAAAGTCAATATCCGTTTTAATGAAAATGTAAACGACGAAACCACAATCAATGTTTTTGATATGCAGGGTAAAACGGTTTTAAGTCATTCTGGTAAAATTACCGGGAATGAAGCAAGCCTTACTGTTTCAAAACTGCAGACGGGAATTTATTTTGTAAAAATTATTTCAGGAAATAAAACTGCAGTAAGGAAACTTGTTGTGAAATAA